Proteins from one Coregonus clupeaformis isolate EN_2021a chromosome 29, ASM2061545v1, whole genome shotgun sequence genomic window:
- the LOC121545171 gene encoding RNA transcription, translation and transport factor protein isoform X2, producing the protein MFRRKLTALDYHNPSGFDCKDETEFRNFIVWLEDQKIRHYKIEDRGNLRNIPSSEWAKSFEQYLQDVNCPFTVQERPESVDWLLGLAVRFEYGDNVEKYKNCPPATATEAEKPLDPLIHLDSNNPDFKAGVMGLANMLKIQRHDDYLVMLKAIRILIQERLTPEAIAKASQSKEGLPVALDKHILGFDTGDATLNEAAQILRLLHIEELRDLQTRINEAIVAVQAIIADPKTDHRLGKVGR; encoded by the exons ATGTTTCGAAGAAAACTGACAGCGTTGGATTATCATAACCCCTCTGGATTTGACTGCAAAG ATGAGACAGAGTTCAGGAATTTCATTGTGTGGCTGGAGGACCAGAAAATTAGACACTACAAAATTGAAGACCGTGGCAACCTGAGAAATATCCCCAGCTCGGAATGGGCCAAGTCCTTTGAGCAG TATCTTCAAGATGTGAACTGCCCATTCACTGTCCAAGAGAGACCGGAGTCGGTAGACTGGTTGCTGGGTCTAGCAGTTCGGTTCGAGTATGGCGACAATG TTGAGAAGTACAAGAACTGCCCGCCAGCCACGGCCACCGAGGCGGAGAAACCCTTGGATCCCCTCATCCATCTGGACA GCAACAACCCAGACTTTAAGGCTGGCGTGATGGGCCTGGCTAACATGCTGAAGATCCAGCGTCACGACGACTACCTGGTCATGCTGAAG GCTATAAGGATCCTCATCCAAGAGAGGCTGACCCCAGAAGCCATAGCCAAGGCCAGCCAGTCTAAAGAG GGTCTCCCTGTGGCCTTGGACAAGCACATCCTCGGCTTTGATACCGGAG ACGCCACCCTGAACGAGGCGGCTCAGATCCTACGTCTGCTCCACATCGAGGAGCTGCGAGACCTGCAGACCCGGATCAACGAGGCCATAGTAGCCGTCCAGGCTATCATCGCAGATCCCAAAACAGACCACCGCCTGGGCAAGGTCGGCAGATGA
- the LOC121545171 gene encoding RNA transcription, translation and transport factor protein isoform X1 has protein sequence MFRRKLTALDYHNPSGFDCKDETEFRNFIVWLEDQKIRHYKIEDRGNLRNIPSSEWAKSFEQYLQDVNCPFTVQERPESVDWLLGLAVRFEYGDNGSPVEKYKNCPPATATEAEKPLDPLIHLDSNNPDFKAGVMGLANMLKIQRHDDYLVMLKAIRILIQERLTPEAIAKASQSKEGLPVALDKHILGFDTGDATLNEAAQILRLLHIEELRDLQTRINEAIVAVQAIIADPKTDHRLGKVGR, from the exons ATGTTTCGAAGAAAACTGACAGCGTTGGATTATCATAACCCCTCTGGATTTGACTGCAAAG ATGAGACAGAGTTCAGGAATTTCATTGTGTGGCTGGAGGACCAGAAAATTAGACACTACAAAATTGAAGACCGTGGCAACCTGAGAAATATCCCCAGCTCGGAATGGGCCAAGTCCTTTGAGCAG TATCTTCAAGATGTGAACTGCCCATTCACTGTCCAAGAGAGACCGGAGTCGGTAGACTGGTTGCTGGGTCTAGCAGTTCGGTTCGAGTATGGCGACAATG GCTCCCCAGTTGAGAAGTACAAGAACTGCCCGCCAGCCACGGCCACCGAGGCGGAGAAACCCTTGGATCCCCTCATCCATCTGGACA GCAACAACCCAGACTTTAAGGCTGGCGTGATGGGCCTGGCTAACATGCTGAAGATCCAGCGTCACGACGACTACCTGGTCATGCTGAAG GCTATAAGGATCCTCATCCAAGAGAGGCTGACCCCAGAAGCCATAGCCAAGGCCAGCCAGTCTAAAGAG GGTCTCCCTGTGGCCTTGGACAAGCACATCCTCGGCTTTGATACCGGAG ACGCCACCCTGAACGAGGCGGCTCAGATCCTACGTCTGCTCCACATCGAGGAGCTGCGAGACCTGCAGACCCGGATCAACGAGGCCATAGTAGCCGTCCAGGCTATCATCGCAGATCCCAAAACAGACCACCGCCTGGGCAAGGTCGGCAGATGA